The Bacillus carboniphilus genome contains a region encoding:
- a CDS encoding CAP domain-containing protein — MKVIIKNVFVPLLLAVTLFLAMSFFDFPTQFETEKPPIENVPLSEGEENKQMENKIEIGQESLLTLIGQTSNQVIEQYGDPLRIDPSMYGYEWWIYPQDEENYFQVGVRDQKVVTLFAIGPTLNISPLKPNSLIEEIEKNQTVSDTVELEEEGSRYQFSLSDEDLKVRPLLSIEDTFVQLYIDSNTKRVSSIRVLDGPTLIKHKPYNLTYRGTLLPEHKVEQDDWPYIQEGLKKQIFDVTNVIRARHNKMELLWDLEVSEMADRHSKDMSDHNFFAHQSPNSGSLLDRLTVSKIPFQIAGENIAAHYVDGLAAVEGWMNSSSHRETLLNDEYTHLGVGVHEKYYTQNFIKQIDFSSISE; from the coding sequence ATGAAGGTCATAATTAAAAATGTTTTTGTTCCTTTACTGTTGGCTGTCACTCTCTTCCTTGCCATGTCTTTCTTTGATTTTCCTACCCAGTTTGAAACAGAAAAGCCTCCAATAGAAAACGTTCCATTATCTGAAGGTGAAGAGAATAAGCAAATGGAAAATAAAATAGAAATAGGGCAGGAAAGTTTACTAACCTTAATTGGACAAACTAGCAACCAAGTAATAGAACAATATGGTGATCCTTTGAGGATCGACCCTTCAATGTATGGGTACGAGTGGTGGATATATCCACAGGATGAAGAGAATTATTTTCAAGTAGGTGTGCGTGATCAAAAGGTCGTCACTCTATTTGCAATAGGTCCTACTCTAAATATCTCACCTTTAAAACCAAATAGTTTGATTGAAGAAATAGAAAAGAATCAAACAGTATCTGATACGGTTGAATTAGAAGAGGAAGGGAGTCGTTATCAATTTTCATTATCGGATGAGGATCTAAAAGTTAGACCCTTATTATCTATAGAAGACACATTTGTACAGTTATATATTGATAGCAATACGAAGAGAGTATCTAGTATAAGGGTGTTAGATGGCCCAACTTTAATAAAACATAAACCTTACAACCTAACATATCGTGGCACATTGCTTCCAGAACATAAAGTGGAACAAGATGATTGGCCCTATATTCAAGAAGGATTAAAGAAGCAAATATTTGATGTTACGAATGTAATTAGAGCGAGACATAATAAGATGGAATTATTGTGGGATTTAGAAGTGTCTGAAATGGCTGATCGACATTCTAAAGATATGTCCGACCATAATTTCTTTGCGCATCAATCTCCGAATAGTGGCTCTTTACTTGATCGGTTAACTGTTTCAAAGATTCCTTTTCAAATTGCAGGAGAAAACATTGCTGCTCATTACGTTGATGGCTTAGCAGCGGTAGAGGGGTGGATGAATAGTAGCAGTCATCGAGAAACGTTATTAAACGATGAATACACTCATCTTGGGGTAGGTGTTCATGAGAAATATTACACACAAAATTTTATTAAACAGATAGATTTTTCTTCAATAAGTGAGTGA
- the ylbD gene encoding YlbD family protein, which produces MAQKQVEQFKDFVRKHPKLIEEVRKGNKKWKNLFEDWYILGEDDEYWVEYASEDDKEDTKDAGLLTSVLTAFKNMDTKLLNEQLYKMNDTIENIQGLISQFQKESSSSKQPKSPFSFRKD; this is translated from the coding sequence ATGGCCCAAAAACAAGTAGAACAATTTAAAGATTTTGTTAGAAAACATCCTAAACTAATTGAAGAAGTGAGAAAAGGAAATAAAAAGTGGAAGAATCTTTTTGAAGACTGGTATATATTAGGGGAGGATGATGAGTATTGGGTAGAATATGCAAGTGAAGATGATAAAGAGGATACAAAGGATGCTGGGTTATTAACTTCAGTATTAACGGCATTTAAAAATATGGATACAAAACTGCTGAATGAACAGTTGTATAAAATGAATGATACAATTGAAAACATACAAGGGCTCATAAGTCAATTCCAAAAAGAATCCTCATCCAGTAAACAACCAAAAAGTCCTTTTTCATTCAGAAAGGATTAA
- a CDS encoding GNAT family N-acetyltransferase yields MIKILQEQNIEDAIALSEYAFQYKLSDERKEKIIEKLKRQTIIGDFEGDQLIAKLHMINFEVFFKGEKWKMGGVAGVATWPEQRRKKKVKQLIQESLCMLKERNIPISFLHPFQVSFYRRFGWELFSEFQMIEIPVQDLHLITHHDVGSIKRVTIEHLEEIKRVYEQYASTFNGMLVRNDDWWKDSVISDLNMVGYFNKQGELLGYILYKIENKELQVEEFVSLTSDAKIGIWNFVCQHDSMVTKVKLRMNPHDHFPFMIANPKVKTEVEPYFMGRIVDVASFFSQYTFHTLDEPFFIHIKDPFAKWNEGTLAIKDGVNTFYPLKENQSCFPKRGITIEIGPLTALLLGYKTAKQLHEIGMITGDKKAVDSLDKLIPRNCSFFYDFF; encoded by the coding sequence TTGATTAAAATTCTTCAAGAACAAAATATAGAAGATGCTATTGCTTTATCAGAGTATGCCTTTCAATATAAACTCTCTGATGAGAGAAAAGAAAAAATTATTGAAAAACTTAAGCGTCAAACCATTATTGGCGATTTTGAGGGAGATCAATTAATTGCTAAATTACATATGATCAATTTTGAAGTCTTTTTTAAGGGTGAGAAATGGAAAATGGGTGGAGTCGCAGGAGTAGCGACCTGGCCTGAGCAGAGAAGAAAGAAAAAAGTTAAACAATTAATTCAAGAATCACTGTGTATGTTAAAGGAACGAAATATTCCAATTAGTTTTTTACATCCATTTCAAGTTTCATTTTATCGAAGATTTGGCTGGGAACTTTTTTCGGAATTTCAAATGATCGAGATACCTGTACAAGATCTTCATCTAATTACTCATCATGATGTAGGGTCTATCAAAAGGGTAACGATTGAACATCTAGAGGAAATAAAGAGAGTTTATGAACAATATGCATCAACATTTAATGGTATGCTTGTTCGTAACGACGATTGGTGGAAAGATTCAGTCATATCTGATTTAAATATGGTTGGATATTTTAATAAACAAGGAGAATTATTAGGGTATATCCTCTACAAAATTGAAAATAAAGAATTACAGGTAGAGGAATTTGTCTCTCTAACATCAGATGCAAAAATAGGCATATGGAATTTTGTTTGTCAGCATGATTCAATGGTCACAAAGGTTAAACTACGCATGAATCCACACGATCACTTTCCTTTTATGATTGCAAACCCGAAAGTGAAGACCGAGGTCGAACCTTATTTTATGGGAAGAATAGTGGATGTTGCCTCTTTTTTTAGTCAATATACATTTCATACATTAGATGAACCTTTCTTTATTCACATTAAAGACCCGTTTGCTAAATGGAATGAAGGTACATTGGCTATTAAAGATGGTGTTAACACTTTTTACCCTTTGAAAGAAAATCAAAGTTGCTTTCCTAAAAGAGGAATCACAATTGAAATTGGCCCTTTAACGGCTTTACTACTAGGATACAAGACGGCAAAACAGTTACATGAAATAGGGATGATCACTGGTGACAAGAAGGCAGTTGATAGTCTAGATAAACTAATACCTCGAAACTGTTCATTCTTTTATGACTTTTTCTAA
- a CDS encoding YlbE-like family protein, with protein MRKDVLDYIYENPDIIRYLRENPHWYRVINRNPQSLEQLQIEMMNAYEKTIPHMVSNFSNSVEMAKMMMGMLSSFSLKD; from the coding sequence ATGAGAAAGGACGTTTTAGACTACATTTATGAAAATCCAGATATTATAAGGTATCTTCGTGAGAATCCCCATTGGTATCGAGTGATTAATAGAAACCCACAAAGTTTAGAGCAGCTTCAAATAGAAATGATGAATGCATATGAAAAGACGATTCCACACATGGTGTCCAACTTTTCTAATTCAGTAGAAATGGCTAAAATGATGATGGGAATGTTGTCATCATTTTCTTTGAAGGATTAA
- the ytvI gene encoding sporulation integral membrane protein YtvI translates to MTAFFKRKPVIITVVIILLAIFTYFILPISIPLILALLTALLLEPTIQMLRSKFNIKRNISVMITFITFLLFISVVTFFITTKVVGETVEFMDDVPVYVYELTIVWNDIEKAFSNTAQDLPEEVVDSITEEMSNFVNNSVRTISSSVNIDNAKAIFTNIPNYLVNLLVYLIALFLVMLDLPRIKLKFYSFFTETTTEKVNFLFKRIKNVVFGFIKAQFLVSLVIFLASFIGLLFITPEIALVMSLLIWIIDLIPLIGSIIVLGPWTIFAFILGDAVMGTKLAILAAVLLIIRRTLEPKVMGSNIGLSPLSTLISMFLGLKLFGFLGFFIGPFILIIYNSSREAGIIKFNFKI, encoded by the coding sequence TTGACTGCATTTTTTAAGAGAAAGCCTGTAATCATTACGGTTGTTATTATCTTATTGGCGATCTTCACATACTTTATTCTTCCTATCTCAATACCTTTAATTCTAGCTTTATTAACAGCACTACTACTTGAACCAACCATTCAAATGTTACGATCAAAATTTAACATTAAACGTAACATCTCTGTAATGATTACTTTCATTACTTTTTTACTTTTTATAAGTGTAGTTACTTTCTTTATTACAACTAAAGTGGTTGGTGAAACAGTAGAATTTATGGACGATGTACCAGTCTATGTATATGAATTAACGATCGTTTGGAATGATATCGAAAAAGCCTTCTCAAACACTGCGCAGGACTTACCTGAAGAAGTAGTAGATTCTATTACAGAAGAAATGAGTAACTTTGTTAATAACAGTGTCAGAACGATTAGTAGTTCAGTGAATATAGATAATGCAAAAGCAATATTTACAAACATTCCTAATTACTTAGTGAATCTTCTTGTTTACCTTATTGCATTATTCCTCGTCATGCTGGATCTTCCTAGGATAAAGCTGAAGTTTTATAGTTTTTTTACAGAAACAACTACAGAAAAGGTGAATTTTTTATTTAAGAGAATTAAAAATGTCGTTTTTGGTTTTATAAAAGCACAATTTTTAGTCAGTTTAGTTATATTCTTGGCGTCATTTATTGGACTTCTATTCATTACTCCTGAAATAGCCCTAGTGATGTCACTTCTAATATGGATCATTGATTTAATTCCCCTCATTGGCTCTATTATTGTCTTGGGCCCTTGGACAATATTTGCCTTTATATTAGGAGACGCTGTAATGGGAACAAAGCTTGCAATATTAGCTGCCGTCCTTTTAATTATAAGGAGGACACTTGAACCTAAAGTGATGGGAAGCAATATAGGCTTATCACCATTAAGTACGTTAATATCCATGTTTTTAGGATTAAAATTATTCGGCTTTTTAGGTTTTTTCATCGGTCCTTTTATTCTTATCATTTATAATTCCTCTAGAGAAGCAGGCATTATTAAGTTTAACTTTAAAATTTAA